The genomic stretch CAGGGGCATGACGCGCTTGGCGCCCAGCTCCTTGCACTTCGCCCCGGCCCGCTCCACCGCCTGGGCGTTGCCGGCGATGACCGTCTGCTCCGGCGAGTTGTAGTTGGCGGGGGACACCACCTGGCCCTGGGCCGCCTCGTCACACGCCGCCTTCACCTTGTCCGGCAGCAGGCCGAGGATGGCGGCCATGGCGCCCACGCCCTCGGGGACCGCCTCCTGCATGAAGGAGCCGCGGGCGCGCACCGCCCGCACCGCGTCCGCCAGCTGCAGCGAGCCCGCCGCCACCAGCGCCGAGTACTCGCCCAGCGAGTGCCCCGCCACGAAGGCCGGCGCCGGCCCCCGCTGGGAGAAGACGGCGTGCGCCGCCACCGACACCGTGAGGATGGCCGGCTGCGTGTTGGCCGTCAGCTTGAGCGCCGCCTCCGGGCCCTCGAACAGCATCTGGGAGAACTTCTCGCCCAGCGCCTCGTCCGCCGCCTCGAAGACGGCCCGTGCCTCGGGGAACTTCTCGTACAGGTCCTTCCCCATGCCGACGGCCTGACTGCCCTGGCCGGGGAAGACGAACGCGATCTTCGACATGTTTCCTGCTCCCTCCCTGAATGTCTCGTCCCTACCAGCGCATCACCGCGCTGCCCCACGTCATCCCCGCGCCAATGGCCATCATCGCCACCACGTCGCCCTTCTTCAGCCGACCCGCCCGGTTGGCCTCGTCCAGCGTCATGGGCAGGGACGCCGAGGACGTATTGCCGTACTCGTGCAGGTTGAGCCAGCACTTCTCCACCGGCAGCTCCAGCCGCTGTAGCACGGCTTCGAGGATCCGGATGTTGGCCTGATGGGAAATGACGTGATCCACGTCCCGGGCATGCATTCCATTGGACTTCAGGGCCGTGACGGTGGAGTCCGCCAGGGCGCGCACCGCGAACTTGAAGACCTCACGGCCGTTCATGTGCAGCGTGTGCAGCTTCTCCTTCAGCACCTCCTCGCAGGCGGGCTTGCTGGTGCCGCCGCCCGGGATGCAGAGGATCTCCGCGAAGGAGCCGTCCGTATAGAGGTGCGTGGAGAGCAGCCCGCGCGACGCGTCCTCGGTGGGGGCGATCACCATGGCGCCCGCCGCGTCCCCGAAGAGCACGCAGGTGTTGCGATCCTCCCAGTTGACGGTGCGGCTGAGCATCTCGGCGCCAATCACCAGCGCGCGCTTCACCTGGCCGGTGCGGATGAATTGATCCGCCACGCTGAGGGCATAGAGCGAGCCGGAGCACGCCGCCGACACGTCGAAGGCGAAGGCGTTCCTCGCGCCCAGCCTGGCCTGCACCAGGGCGGCGCAGGAGGGCATGGGCATGTCCGGCGTGACGGTGCCCACCACGATGAGCCCCAGCTCCTCCGGCTTGACGCCCGCCATCTCCAGCGCACGCCTGGCCGCATGAACGGCCATGTCGCTGGTGGTCTCGCCCGGCGCGGCGACCCGGCGCTTGCGGATGCCCGTGCGCTCGGTGATCCACTCGTCCGTGGTGTCGACGAGCTTTTCGAGGTCGGCGTTGGTCAGGACCTTCTCCGGTGCGTACGAGCCGGTTCCGATGATCTGCGTGCGTGCCAAGAGGGGCTCCCTGTGGGGGGTTCCCGACACGAACGCCTCGCGCGCGCTCTCTAATCGGAAAGAGCCTCGTCTGTCGCCCCCTTTCCCCTCTGTCGGGCAGGGAGCCAGGCGGCGGCTTCCGCGATGCATCGCGTCAATTCGGCGCTCAACCCCGCCCGGGCCGTCTGCAGGGCGGCCTCCAGGGCCTGCTGCACCGCTCGGGGCGAGCTGCGGCCATGGGCCACGATGCCCACCCCCTGGATGCCGAGCAACGGCGCGCCTCCGTACTCGGCGTAGTCCATCATCTTCTTCAGGCCGGTGAAGGTGGGCTGGAGCAGCAGCGCTCCCAGCTTCTCCGGCAGACCCCCCCGGCGCTCGATGGCCGAGCGCAGGAGCCCCGTCACGGCCGCCGCCACGCCCTCGGACGCCTTGAGGACCACGTTGCCGGTGAAGCCGTCGGTGACGACCACCTCTACGTCCCCGGAGAAGAGATCCTTCCCCTCCACATAGCCGATGAAGTCCAGATCCGAGGCGCGCAGCAGCGCGCAGGCCTCTCGGGTGAGGGGCGTGCCCTTGGAGGGCTCCTCGCCATTGGAGAGCACCGCCACGCGCGGACGGGCGATCCCCAGGCGGGACCGCACATAGGCGGCCCCCAGCACCGCCCACTGGGCGAAGTGGACGGGCCGGCACTCCACGTTGGCCCCGGCGTCCAGCAGCAGACAGCGGCCGCCGCCCTCGAGGGTGGGCAGCAGGGTGGCGATGGCCGGGCGCTCCACCCCGGGGATGCGGCCCAGCACCAGCAGCGCCCCCGCCATCACCGCCCCCGAGTGCCCTGCGGACACCAGCGCCTCGGCCTCGCCCCGGCGGACGAGCTCGAAGCCCACCCGGAGGGAGGAGTCCTTCTTGCGGCGGATGGCCGCCAGGGCGTGATCCTCCATCTCCACCACTTCCGAGGCGGGGTGGAGGCGCACGTTGGTGGGGGCTCCGCCGGCACGGGCCAGGGGCTCGCGCAGGCGCGACAGGTCCCCCACGAGCACCACTTCGTGCTCCGGGTGCTCGCGCGCGAACAGGAGGGCACCCTGTACGGGCGCCTCGGGGGCATGGTCACCCCCCATGGCATCCAGGACGAGCCTCATGGGGGGCGCATCCTTCCATGGACGCCCCGGACTCGGGAGCACGGAGAGCAGGCAGGTGGACACCCCTGGGGGAGTGGACATAAGAATGCCGACCACCGGGCCGGGGTTTGCAGGGAACGTGGCGATACCCTGCTCTCGCGCGTTGACTCACACGCGGTGAGCGGCTAGGGTCCGCCGCCTTCCGAGCTTTTGCCGGTCTGAACCATGAGGGGAAACCCGGGGTCCCGGACCGTGACGATATAGAGGTGAGCCGTGGGTGTTCCCAAGAAGCGTACTTCCAAGATGCGTCGTGACCGCCGCCGTGCGGCCAACAACAACCTGCGCAGCGCCGTGCAGGTGATCCACTGCGCCAACTGCAAGGAGCCGGTGCTTCCCCACCGCGCCTGCGCGGCGTGCGGCTTCTACAAGGGCCGCGAGACGGTACCCGGCGCCCAGGCCTGAGCCTCGGCGTCCGTCCAGCTTCGCTGGAAGGCAAGAAGGCCGCTCCCTCCCACGAGGGGCGGCCTTTGTGCTTTCTAGGGGCCGAAGCCGCGGTGCAGCCCCAGGGTCACGATGGCGGGGTAGCGGAGCTGTCCGGGGTCTCCCCCGTGGACGTGCCCGGCTTGGATGAAGTGCTGGTACACGGGCACCTTCACCGCCAGGGAGAGGGCCAGCGCGCCGACGGGGTACGCCAGCGAGGCGCCCACCAGCACGTCCGTGCGGCCCACGTTGCCGTCCTGCTGCACCACCCCGTCCCAGCGCTCGGGCTGCTCGTTGAGCACGTCCGCGCCCAGCGAGGCCCGCAGCCGCTCCACCACCGTCATCTCCGCTGAAGCTCCCGCCGCGAAGCGGTTGCCGGCCTGATAGCCATGGCCGTTGCGGTAGAGGAAGAGCTGCGCCTGGCCATACCCCTGGAGCCGGACGCGCCCCAGCGCCCTGCCCACGTCGAGCGACAGCACCGGGTTGACGGTGCCCGTGCCGAACTGGATGTGCTGGTGGGGCAGGCCCCGCGCGCCCAGCGCGAAGGGGTTGGGCTCGGTGCGGCCCAGGGGCAGCGACACGCCGAGCCGCCCGGCGAGATTCACCTCCCCCACCCTCCACGAGGCCCGGCCGCTCAACCAGGGATCGCCCAGGCCCACCAGCGTCTCGTTCCGGTGGTGGATGTTCTCGTAGTCGGGCGTGAAGGCCGTTCCATCCAGCCGGCGGAACACCACCGTGGTGCGCGTGAAGCGCAGGGGCACCTGGGCCTCCAGCCCGAACCGCTCGGTGAGGCCCACCTCGAACAGGGGGCGCAGCTCCGCCACGTAGAACTGCTGATCGTGAAGCTGGGGCGGCTCGTCCCGCACGTCGCAGATGGGGCCGATGTCCGGACAGAGCTCGCTGTGGACGACGTTGACGGCCGTCATCGTCAGGTTGAGCGTGGCGGACACCTCGCCCGGGCGCAGGTCTCCGCTCGCGCTGCGGCCCACCGGGAGGTTGGGGTTGCTGCACCCGGCGCACGCCTCGGCGGACTCCGCCCAGAGGAACAGCGCGGCGGCCAGGGAGACGAAGAGCAGGCGCATCACCGCGCGGCCCCCTCGGCGATGGCCTTGTCGAGCGCCTGGGTGTCCCCACCCGAGAGCGTGGCCACCTTGCCGCCATCCTTGCCGTACACCACCAGCAGGGGCAGACCGGGAGCATTCGAGAGGTAGCGGCGCGCCAGCGGCGTCTCCCACGAGACGACGTTGAGCTTGACGTAGGCCACGTCCGAGCGCCGGTTGAGCAGCGCGAAGACGTGCCGGTCCACCTCGCGGCACACCGTGCACCAGTCGGCGTAGAAGTCGAACACCGTCACCTTGCCCGGCACGAGGTGAGCTTCCAGCGACGGCACGTCCTCGCCCTTCTCCGCCACCTGGCGCAGGTCGGCCTCCGCCGAGAGCGTGGGCAACGGCTCGAAGGACAGATCCGGATGGCACACGAAGCACTGGGACTCGGGCACGCCATGGGGGGCGCACCAATCCCCGACGGCCTTGAAGCGGGCCTGCAGCTCGGGATGGCAGCGGGTACAGGCCTCGGCCGGCACGCGGTGGGCGCAGAACTCCGTCGCCGGCCCCCGCGCGGCGCTCAAGTCACTCAACGTGCCGTGGGGAGCAGTCGTGGTGGCGCATCCCCACGAGAGGACAGAGGAGAAGAAGACGACGAAAAGGAAGCGGGGGCACACGAGGCGCCCGGAGACGATGGAAGAAGACATGGAGGACTCCGCGAACCGGGAGACCCGGTCCGACGAAAGGGACAAAAGCCACACGAGCGGCACACTCCGTCGAAGACGGTCAGGCCTCTCGCGGAGGCTGGAAGACCTCTCCAGGCGGGCCACTCGACTCGGCGCCTCCCTGCCCCGGGGGGATGGTGAGCATGAGCCGCGGCACCTCGGGCAACGAGACTGGCGAGGGCAGCAACGACACCGGAGGCCCGGCGCACACACAGGCGGAGCAGCTGGCGTCACAAGGCGCCGCCGATGCCCCACCACCGCAGTCGTCATCGCCCGACAGGCCCTGCTCCAGGCAGGCACTCGCACAGGCGTCCTCCGCGCACAGGCGCGGCAGACCCGTGAGCACGAATCCCAGCCAGCACAGCAGGACGATGTGGACGAAACGAGGCATCGCGGGGGCCGTTTCCTCTATACCCGGTATCCCTTCCCGAGTATCGGGGTCGCCTCGTCTCCGACCGCCCCCTACATGAATGCCCCCCCGCGAGGAACCAGGCCCGCGGACGAGACGCCCTCCAGGCCGACACGTCAGCACCCCGGGCCGGACATGTCAGCCGACGTGTCGACACGGACACCGCGTCCCGCGCAACTGGCCCCAGGCACGTCGTGCCGAGGGTTTGCGCATGGGTCGGCTGCTGGCCCGAGCCATGCTATGTCATCCGGATAACATGGATGCTCTCATCGAACAGTTGAAGTCGTTGGCGCTCACCCAGGCCGTGCCCTTCCTGATCAAGGTCGTCGGTGGGCTGGTGCTGTGGTTCGTGGGCCGTACCCTCATCAATGGCTTCCGGCGCGTGCTGAATCTGGGCCTCCAGAAGCGCCAGCTCGACGCCACGCTCATCCGCTACATCGAGTCGCTCTTCACCGGCTCGCTGACGATCCTCCTGCTGATCGCCATCCTGGGCCTGATGGGCGTCGAGACGACCTCGTTCGCGGCGCTGCTGGCGGCGGCGGGCATCGCCATCGGTACGGCCTGGTCCGGCCTGCTGTCCAACTTCGCCGCGGGCGTCTTCCTGCTCGTGCTGCGCCCCTTCCGGGTGGGAGATGAGATCTCCGCCGGAGGCGTCACGGGCCTGGTGCAGGAGATCGGCCTGTTCGCCACGACCCTGGACACCCCCGACAACCTGCGCATCTCCGTGGGCAACAGCCGGCTGTTCGGCGACAACATCGTCAACTTCACCCACCACCCCCACCGGCAGGTCACGATCAAGGTGCCGCTGCACCACGGCGGTGACGTGTTCGGACTGATGAATGCCCTCAAGGAGCGCGTCTCGGTGGTGCCCGAGGTGCTGCAACAGCCCGGCCCTTCCGTCGGCGTGGCGGAGTTCACCGCGCTCGGGCCCGTGCTGGCGGTACAGGTGTGGGCCAAGCCGTCCATGGCGGGGCCGGTGACGGGCGCCGTGGCCCACGCAGTCGAGGAGATCCTCCTGTCCGCCGGCTACACCGTTCCCGCTCCGACGGTCCAGGAGCCTCTCGCCAAGGCCAGCTGAGGCCGCTGAAAGACGCCGAAACACGAGAGGCCGCCCCTCTTCACGAGGTGGCGGCCTCCGTGCTTTCCGGGCCACACGGCACCGGCTCAGCTCTTCTGGAGCTTGATGTTCTTGAGCACCGCGAGCCGGGGATCCACGAACTTCGCGTCGCAACCGCACTGCTTCTCGTTGAGGTTCTGGCCGCACTGCGTGCACAGCCCCTGGCATTCCTCACGGCACACGGCGCTCATCGGCAGGGCGAGCAGCGCCTGCTCCCGGATGATGGGATCCAGGTCGATCACCTTGCCGTCGAACACCTCCTCGTCCGCGTCATCGATCGCGAACGAGCCGCCGTTCTCACCCTGGTTCCGCTCCTTCTCCTCCACCTCGTCCTCGTCCAGCACGTCCGAGCCACGAGCGAGCGACTCGGGCACGAGGTTGAGGGTGAAGCTCACCGGCAACTCGAGCTTCGACTCCGTGAGGCAGCGCTTGCACTCCGCCACCACGCGCTCGGTGAACTTGCCTTCGAGCAACACACCCCCGCCCACCTTGCGGAGGTTCGCCGAGAAGGCCAGGGGCTCGGTGGCCCGGAAGCCGGAGCCCTCGAGGGCGGCCTCGAGCAGCTCCAGGCTCATCCGATCATTGATCTTGAGCCCTTCGTCGCGAATTTCTTCAATCTTTACGAGCATCTACCTGGCTTCCTATCCAAAAAGGGGCGCGCATCATGGGGAGGTGCCCCCCCGCAGTCAACGCGTCCGAACTCCAATAGATGTCACCGGCCCGCCACCGTTGCGGGACCGTCCTTCATTGGAGGCCCGCTCGGCCGTCTGCTAGGGTGGGTGCCAATGTACCCCTCGCGGAATCGCCTGGTGGCGGGTCTGGTGCTGGCGAGCCTGCTATCGCCCGGAGCCTCGCTCGCCCGCCCCCTGTTCCCACAGCCCCTCCTCTTCCAGGTGGCCCCTGCCCGGCCGGAGATCGCTCGCGCGCAGGAGCAGATCGAGAACGGCGAGTTCGAGGAGGCGGTGAAGACGCTGGAGGCCGGCCTCGACGCGCCAGACGTCACCGACGATCAGCTCGTGGAGCTCTACCGGCTGCTCGGCCTCACCTCCCTCTACCTGGGCGACGAGGCGCGGGCGCGCGAGGCCTACGAGATGCTCCTCCAGGCCCGGCCCGACTACGAGCTGCCGCGCACCGCGCCTCCGAAGATCCGCCAGCTCTACGCGCGCATCAAGGAGGACATCAAGAACCGCCGGGTCCGCCCCGTCACGCTCCAGGTGGAGCCGCTGCCCGACGTGGCCGGGGGCGAGCCAGTGGTCGCCGTGGCGCGCATCGAGGACATGGCGCTCGGGGCGCGGGCCCGGCTCTTCTACCGGCGCGCTGGAGCCCAGGCCTACAGCTCCGTGGACTTCGCTCGCGACCGGGCCGACAAGGAGCGCTACGTCGCCACCATCCCCGCCTACGAGCTGCCCGCCGCCCGCACCACCTACCAGGTGGAGTACTACTTCGAGGTGGTGGACGCGGCGCAGCGCCGGCTGGCGGGCCGGGGCGATACCTTCAACCCGCTCGTCTTCCAGGTGGCCCAGGAAGGAACGGCGGTGGCCCCGGCGGGCGAGCGTCCCTGGTACAAGGGCCCGTGGCTCTGGGTGGCGGTGGGCGCGGCGGCCGTGGCGGGCGCCGCCGGAGCCGTCATCTATTCCGGTTCCGAGGAGCGGGGCCGCGTCCCCATCACCGTCCGCGTCAATCCATGAGCTCGCGTCCTTCCCTCCTCGTCCTGTTGGGTGCCACCCTCGCCGCCGGTTGCGGGGCGGAACCTCCCTCGTCCGGAGCCCGTCTGGGCCTGGACGTGCTCATCGACCGGGCCGTCGCCGATGAGCTGGGTGCCTTCCAGGTGGTGGTGCTCCCCGAAGGCCAGTCGCGCCGGTGCGGCGACATCCAGCGCACCTGCCTCAACCAGCAGGTGAAACCCGAAGAGGCGCTCGTCCTCCAGGGACCGGATGGCAAGAAGGCGCGCGCCCTGCGCTTCGACGCGGGGCTCCAGGGCGGCGCCCAGGAGCTGGCCGTGGACATCCCGGTGGGCCGCGACTACGTCGTCGTCATCGAGGCGCTCTCGCGCTCCAACCCGCCGCGCTTCCTGGGCAGCTCCTGCAACTACCTGGAGTCCGTGAGCGCCACCCGGAACGAGCCGCTCATCGCCGCCGCCATCTCCCTCACGGATGGCGAGTGCGATCCCACCTTCGCCCCCTGAGCGGCGGCCGGGCGGACGGACACGCCTTGTCACCCAGGCGTCACATCGTCGTCATGCACCCGCCACGGTCGATCTGCTAGGGCACTGGACGGAACCTTGGGTTCGAGAGGAACGATGGCGCGCATCCTGATCATCGAGGACGAGCAGGACCTGGCGGGACTGGTGGAGTACAACCTCCGGGCCGCGGGATTCGAAGCGGAGGCGGCGGGCACCGGAGCGAGCGGCCTGGCCAAGG from Archangium lipolyticum encodes the following:
- the fabD gene encoding ACP S-malonyltransferase, coding for MSKIAFVFPGQGSQAVGMGKDLYEKFPEARAVFEAADEALGEKFSQMLFEGPEAALKLTANTQPAILTVSVAAHAVFSQRGPAPAFVAGHSLGEYSALVAAGSLQLADAVRAVRARGSFMQEAVPEGVGAMAAILGLLPDKVKAACDEAAQGQVVSPANYNSPEQTVIAGNAQAVERAGAKCKELGAKRVMPLPVSAPFHCALMDPVKPRLGEVLAKVKVSAPSVPVVTNVEAKPNADASRVVPLLLEQVSSPVRWIECIEALKAEGVTRIIELGPGKVLSGLTKRITKDIESFNVEDAASLEKALAALGA
- a CDS encoding beta-ketoacyl-ACP synthase III produces the protein MARTQIIGTGSYAPEKVLTNADLEKLVDTTDEWITERTGIRKRRVAAPGETTSDMAVHAARRALEMAGVKPEELGLIVVGTVTPDMPMPSCAALVQARLGARNAFAFDVSAACSGSLYALSVADQFIRTGQVKRALVIGAEMLSRTVNWEDRNTCVLFGDAAGAMVIAPTEDASRGLLSTHLYTDGSFAEILCIPGGGTSKPACEEVLKEKLHTLHMNGREVFKFAVRALADSTVTALKSNGMHARDVDHVISHQANIRILEAVLQRLELPVEKCWLNLHEYGNTSSASLPMTLDEANRAGRLKKGDVVAMMAIGAGMTWGSAVMRW
- the plsX gene encoding phosphate acyltransferase PlsX, which codes for MRLVLDAMGGDHAPEAPVQGALLFAREHPEHEVVLVGDLSRLREPLARAGGAPTNVRLHPASEVVEMEDHALAAIRRKKDSSLRVGFELVRRGEAEALVSAGHSGAVMAGALLVLGRIPGVERPAIATLLPTLEGGGRCLLLDAGANVECRPVHFAQWAVLGAAYVRSRLGIARPRVAVLSNGEEPSKGTPLTREACALLRASDLDFIGYVEGKDLFSGDVEVVVTDGFTGNVVLKASEGVAAAVTGLLRSAIERRGGLPEKLGALLLQPTFTGLKKMMDYAEYGGAPLLGIQGVGIVAHGRSSPRAVQQALEAALQTARAGLSAELTRCIAEAAAWLPARQRGKGATDEALSD
- the rpmF gene encoding 50S ribosomal protein L32, with amino-acid sequence MGVPKKRTSKMRRDRRRAANNNLRSAVQVIHCANCKEPVLPHRACAACGFYKGRETVPGAQA
- a CDS encoding thioredoxin family protein, which gives rise to MSSSIVSGRLVCPRFLFVVFFSSVLSWGCATTTAPHGTLSDLSAARGPATEFCAHRVPAEACTRCHPELQARFKAVGDWCAPHGVPESQCFVCHPDLSFEPLPTLSAEADLRQVAEKGEDVPSLEAHLVPGKVTVFDFYADWCTVCREVDRHVFALLNRRSDVAYVKLNVVSWETPLARRYLSNAPGLPLLVVYGKDGGKVATLSGGDTQALDKAIAEGAAR
- a CDS encoding mechanosensitive ion channel family protein, whose protein sequence is MDALIEQLKSLALTQAVPFLIKVVGGLVLWFVGRTLINGFRRVLNLGLQKRQLDATLIRYIESLFTGSLTILLLIAILGLMGVETTSFAALLAAAGIAIGTAWSGLLSNFAAGVFLLVLRPFRVGDEISAGGVTGLVQEIGLFATTLDTPDNLRISVGNSRLFGDNIVNFTHHPHRQVTIKVPLHHGGDVFGLMNALKERVSVVPEVLQQPGPSVGVAEFTALGPVLAVQVWAKPSMAGPVTGAVAHAVEEILLSAGYTVPAPTVQEPLAKAS
- a CDS encoding YceD family protein, which gives rise to MLVKIEEIRDEGLKINDRMSLELLEAALEGSGFRATEPLAFSANLRKVGGGVLLEGKFTERVVAECKRCLTESKLELPVSFTLNLVPESLARGSDVLDEDEVEEKERNQGENGGSFAIDDADEEVFDGKVIDLDPIIREQALLALPMSAVCREECQGLCTQCGQNLNEKQCGCDAKFVDPRLAVLKNIKLQKS
- a CDS encoding tetratricopeptide repeat protein, giving the protein MYPSRNRLVAGLVLASLLSPGASLARPLFPQPLLFQVAPARPEIARAQEQIENGEFEEAVKTLEAGLDAPDVTDDQLVELYRLLGLTSLYLGDEARAREAYEMLLQARPDYELPRTAPPKIRQLYARIKEDIKNRRVRPVTLQVEPLPDVAGGEPVVAVARIEDMALGARARLFYRRAGAQAYSSVDFARDRADKERYVATIPAYELPAARTTYQVEYYFEVVDAAQRRLAGRGDTFNPLVFQVAQEGTAVAPAGERPWYKGPWLWVAVGAAAVAGAAGAVIYSGSEERGRVPITVRVNP